A window of Borrelia sp. A-FGy1 contains these coding sequences:
- a CDS encoding PQQ-binding-like beta-propeller repeat protein produces MIKIFCIFLFFISYFFLSADVNLYFQKALTGKIIGNPILDERRNTITVLTKDKWLVTYNMSLEKKYSYRIDRATYPFLLKDFGNGYYVITIRNEVQKIRRGQLAWRYRLSSSPIKAPSIGNDYILIPQSNSKVVALRLKDGHKIFEVNIEGKAATSAVVLGNGNFYIANENCTMFSFSSLGINLWSVPLISYPNVFMINTNNDIIVGHQSGDVVIYDSDVGEVLDSLILNYPINFLFEKFNGEYIAVSNVGVLFNLSRNLDLKFTKNIGFDIKEAVLYNNKNLFIAVKPNGALSLNEYFEPVDRYDNMKEISGLSANFGVIATGDLSWILTTYYYEYKDELDVKIWNHSLGNRYHQNRIDYIEKTLIDYDEIYLSLDGMLNAEYSRSTYNKFINTLYSLVIRYGNLPKKYLDLYKKAFDNWLFPRDGIDRIAQRGELYKYFVYVNDKSSIKSFINMAIKEKNISNIIELVKNVAKFECYHGQEDLVYNYIQYVILNYQGNLDIAYAVLLNLRKIILNSTKDILKIYRDKCLTLLKFIRRQNFSEKINKHINEIIAIL; encoded by the coding sequence TTGATTAAAATTTTTTGTATATTTTTATTTTTTATTTCTTATTTTTTTCTATCAGCAGACGTTAATCTTTATTTTCAAAAGGCTTTAACAGGAAAAATAATAGGTAACCCTATACTAGATGAAAGACGTAATACAATTACTGTACTAACCAAAGATAAATGGCTTGTAACTTATAATATGTCTTTGGAGAAAAAATATTCTTATAGAATAGATAGAGCTACTTATCCCTTTCTCTTAAAGGATTTTGGTAATGGATATTATGTTATAACAATTCGTAATGAAGTTCAAAAGATTAGAAGGGGGCAACTTGCTTGGAGGTATAGATTAAGCTCTTCTCCTATAAAAGCTCCTTCAATAGGTAATGACTATATTTTAATTCCTCAGAGTAATTCGAAAGTTGTTGCACTAAGACTTAAAGATGGACATAAAATTTTTGAGGTTAATATAGAGGGAAAGGCTGCAACTTCTGCTGTTGTTCTTGGTAATGGCAATTTTTATATTGCAAATGAAAATTGCACAATGTTTTCTTTCAGTTCTTTAGGTATAAATTTATGGAGTGTTCCTCTTATATCTTATCCTAATGTGTTCATGATAAATACTAATAATGATATTATTGTAGGTCATCAATCTGGAGATGTTGTTATTTATGATAGTGATGTAGGAGAGGTTTTAGATTCTCTTATTCTAAATTATCCTATTAATTTTTTGTTTGAGAAATTTAACGGTGAGTATATTGCAGTATCCAATGTTGGAGTTTTGTTTAATTTAAGTAGAAATCTTGATCTTAAATTCACTAAAAATATAGGGTTTGATATAAAAGAGGCTGTTCTTTATAATAATAAAAATCTTTTTATTGCCGTAAAGCCTAATGGAGCTTTATCTCTTAATGAATATTTTGAGCCAGTTGATAGATATGATAATATGAAAGAAATATCTGGGCTTAGTGCTAATTTTGGAGTAATTGCTACAGGTGATCTTAGTTGGATATTAACTACTTATTATTATGAATATAAAGATGAACTTGATGTTAAAATTTGGAATCATTCGTTAGGAAATAGATATCATCAAAATAGAATAGATTACATAGAAAAGACTCTAATAGATTATGATGAAATTTATTTGTCTCTTGATGGAATGTTAAATGCTGAATATAGTAGAAGTACTTATAATAAATTTATAAATACTCTATATTCTCTGGTTATTAGATACGGGAATCTTCCAAAGAAATATTTAGATTTATATAAAAAAGCTTTTGATAATTGGCTTTTCCCTAGAGATGGTATTGATAGAATAGCACAAAGGGGGGAGCTTTATAAATATTTTGTTTATGTTAATGATAAATCTTCAATTAAGAGTTTTATAAATATGGCAATTAAGGAAAAAAATATCAGTAATATAATTGAATTAGTTAAAAATGTTGCTAAATTTGAATGTTATCATGGACAGGAAGATCTTGTGTATAATTATATACAGTATGTTATATTAAATTACCAAGGAAATTTAGACATAGCATATGCTGTTCTTTTGAATTTGCGAAAGATAATTTTGAATTCTACAAAAGATATTCTTAAAATTTATAGGGATAAGTGTTTGACTTTGTTGAAATTTATAAGAAGGCAAAACTTTTCTGAGAAAATTAATAAGCATATTAATGAAATTATTGCTATTCTTTAA
- a CDS encoding P83/100 family protein yields the protein MKRIWIVLISFFILLNFFTLHAKEVDKDRLKDFIDMDLEFVDYRGSYVNTNTYEQIIGIGEFLAKNLINNKSNYYNKYYINRYIDENDEKSSTDIFLIGDGSALDSILNLRRILMGYLMGVFSYSKGSAALLAKAITIYNAVYRGDLDYYSESYIQSSLKDITKDNVGLSRVYSQWAGKTRIFIPLKRNILSGSIESDVDLDRIVTDRVISALLSENESGGTDFARDITDIQDEIHDIDQEKVDNETDILKSIQDELDEDIEDLRKQLEKSTSEEEKKEIQKQIEEKRSEKEALEKKGSELKESQDKLDKNQEKLEIQRDIVKEKLQENIDEENKGKNLPKPGEINSPKVNEEDEKDELDEDIEDLRKQLEKSTSEEEKKEIQKQIEEKRSEKEALEKERSELKESQDKLDKNQEKLEIQRDIVKEKLQENIDEENKGKNLPKPGEINSSKVNEEDEKDELDEQIGKTEDGINSSAKGESNISSDSQVVNSKKQPIGQADIDNKASIENNKNKSVFLEILNPSTNLGVLQFIDSSGNKLEETSQYGIRRYGIYERASDLVAIKLCSGIAKLQLLNKLENLKVEDESQFELNRNSSLFVDAKMILVVVKDNNVWKLAKFSSKDLSNFILSEDEVFPFTSFSVGDKYVYLQDASKKIISLDLKTLKKVS from the coding sequence ATGAAAAGAATATGGATAGTACTTATTTCTTTCTTTATTTTGTTAAATTTTTTTACTCTTCATGCTAAAGAGGTTGATAAGGATAGATTGAAAGATTTTATTGATATGGATCTTGAATTTGTGGACTATCGGGGTTCTTATGTTAACACGAATACATATGAACAGATAATAGGAATTGGTGAATTTTTAGCTAAGAATTTAATTAATAATAAATCTAATTACTACAACAAATATTACATTAATAGATATATTGATGAGAATGACGAGAAGAGCAGTACTGATATTTTTCTTATTGGTGATGGATCTGCTCTTGATAGTATTTTGAACCTTAGAAGAATACTTATGGGATATTTGATGGGAGTTTTTAGTTACAGTAAAGGTAGTGCAGCTTTATTAGCTAAAGCTATTACAATATACAATGCTGTTTATAGAGGAGATTTGGACTATTACAGTGAATCTTATATTCAGTCTTCTCTTAAAGATATAACTAAAGATAACGTTGGGCTTTCTAGGGTTTATAGTCAATGGGCTGGCAAAACTCGTATTTTTATTCCTCTTAAGAGAAATATTTTATCAGGAAGTATTGAATCAGATGTTGACCTTGATAGAATAGTAACAGACAGAGTAATATCAGCTCTTTTAAGCGAGAATGAAAGTGGTGGTACGGATTTCGCAAGGGATATTACTGATATTCAAGATGAAATTCATGATATAGATCAGGAAAAAGTTGATAATGAAACTGACATTTTAAAGAGTATTCAAGACGAGTTAGATGAAGATATAGAAGATTTGAGGAAACAATTAGAAAAGTCTACTAGTGAAGAAGAGAAGAAGGAAATACAGAAACAGATAGAAGAGAAGAGAAGCGAGAAGGAAGCTTTAGAGAAGAAGGGAAGTGAACTTAAAGAATCCCAGGATAAGTTAGATAAAAATCAAGAGAAGTTAGAAATTCAAAGAGATATAGTAAAGGAAAAATTGCAAGAAAATATTGATGAAGAGAACAAGGGAAAAAATTTACCAAAGCCAGGAGAAATAAATTCACCTAAAGTAAATGAGGAGGATGAGAAAGACGAGTTAGATGAAGATATAGAAGATTTGAGGAAACAATTAGAAAAGTCTACTAGTGAAGAAGAGAAGAAGGAAATACAGAAACAGATAGAAGAGAAGAGAAGCGAGAAGGAAGCTTTAGAGAAGGAGAGAAGTGAACTTAAAGAATCCCAGGATAAGTTAGATAAAAATCAAGAGAAGTTAGAAATTCAAAGAGATATAGTAAAGGAAAAATTGCAAGAAAATATTGATGAAGAGAACAAGGGAAAAAATTTACCAAAGCCAGGAGAAATAAATTCATCTAAAGTAAATGAGGAGGATGAGAAAGATGAGTTAGATGAACAGATCGGAAAAACAGAGGATGGCATTAATTCTAGTGCAAAAGGTGAGTCTAATATTTCATCAGATTCACAAGTAGTAAATTCTAAAAAACAGCCTATAGGTCAGGCTGACATAGATAATAAAGCATCTATTGAGAATAATAAAAATAAATCTGTTTTTTTAGAAATACTTAATCCAAGTACTAATTTGGGAGTGCTTCAATTTATTGATTCTAGTGGAAATAAATTGGAAGAGACTTCTCAATATGGGATTAGAAGATATGGTATTTATGAAAGAGCAAGTGATTTGGTAGCTATAAAGCTTTGTTCAGGTATTGCAAAGCTTCAACTGCTTAATAAATTAGAAAATTTAAAAGTAGAGGATGAATCACAGTTTGAATTAAATAGAAATTCATCTCTTTTTGTTGATGCAAAAATGATTTTAGTAGTCGTTAAAGATAATAATGTTTGGAAATTGGCAAAATTTTCTTCAAAAGATTTGAGTAATTTTATTCTTTCAGAGGATGAAGTTTTTCCGTTTACAAGCTTTAGTGTTGGTGACAAGTATGTTTATTTACAAGATGCGTCTAAAAAGATTATTAGTTTGGATTTAAAAACTTTAAAAAAAGTATCTTAG